In Tachysurus fulvidraco isolate hzauxx_2018 chromosome 25, HZAU_PFXX_2.0, whole genome shotgun sequence, the following proteins share a genomic window:
- the LOC113647200 gene encoding uncharacterized protein LOC113647200 isoform X1 has product MTMDIVQFWQTLCLFSLGILRMCVGIAIEFPNKDPLYVALGRTLVLEAQFQLKQNERISLRTWEHKNSEGEVRVADGDKTYNNRTSVEKNGALLRIKGVVKNDIGLYKVTVTTSNGDQVSAARQVLEITNPPKASLSMQCSVSTEGAQWDSPSFLWIVDGVSITNKNETSEDGSVLRSKTLGQNYTCITDSSHGTSQAELYREPSAQTALDSCQRGSCTALIICLVIETIILVLMIGYWVYMSKKSTPTESARRDQTL; this is encoded by the exons AT GACGATGGACATTGTCCAGTTCTGGCAGACCTTGTGCTTGTTTTCTTTGGGAA TCTTGcgcatgtgtgtgggtatagCTATAGAGTTCCCTAATAAGGACCCTTTATATGTAGCACTGGGCCGAACTCTGGTATTGGAAGCACAGTTTcaactaaaacaaaatgaaaggaTATCACTGCGTACGTGGGAGCATAAGAACAGCGAAGGGGAGGTCAGAGTTGCAGATGGAGATAAAACATACAACAACAGAACATCAGTGGAGAAGAATGGAGCACTGTTGAGGATTAAAGGAGTTGTAAAAAACGATATTGGACTCTACAAGGTTACAGTCACGACATCAAACGGAGACCAAGTGTCTGCTGCTCGTCAAGTGCTGGAAATAA CAAATCCTCCAAAAGCTTCTCTTTCCATGCAATGTAGTGTCTCGACTGAGGGAGCACAATGGGACAGTCCTAGCTTTTTATGGATAGTGGATGGGGTTAGCATCACCAATAAGAATGAGACATCTGAAGATGGCAGCGTGCTACGTTCGAAAACACTAGGCCAAAACTACACATGCATCACTGACAGCAGTCACGGGACAAGCCAAGCGGAATTGTACAGAG AACCCAGTGCACAAACAGCACTAGACTCATGCCAGAGAGGTTCCTGTACTGCACTGATCATCTGTCTCGTCATAGAAACCATTATTTTGGTCCTTATGATCGG GTACTGGGTATATATGAGTAAGAAGAGCACTCCCACTGAAAGTGCAAgaagagatcagacactgtGA
- the LOC113647200 gene encoding uncharacterized protein LOC113647200 isoform X2: MDIVQFWQTLCLFSLGILRMCVGIAIEFPNKDPLYVALGRTLVLEAQFQLKQNERISLRTWEHKNSEGEVRVADGDKTYNNRTSVEKNGALLRIKGVVKNDIGLYKVTVTTSNGDQVSAARQVLEITNPPKASLSMQCSVSTEGAQWDSPSFLWIVDGVSITNKNETSEDGSVLRSKTLGQNYTCITDSSHGTSQAELYREPSAQTALDSCQRGSCTALIICLVIETIILVLMIGYWVYMSKKSTPTESARRDQTL; encoded by the exons ATGGACATTGTCCAGTTCTGGCAGACCTTGTGCTTGTTTTCTTTGGGAA TCTTGcgcatgtgtgtgggtatagCTATAGAGTTCCCTAATAAGGACCCTTTATATGTAGCACTGGGCCGAACTCTGGTATTGGAAGCACAGTTTcaactaaaacaaaatgaaaggaTATCACTGCGTACGTGGGAGCATAAGAACAGCGAAGGGGAGGTCAGAGTTGCAGATGGAGATAAAACATACAACAACAGAACATCAGTGGAGAAGAATGGAGCACTGTTGAGGATTAAAGGAGTTGTAAAAAACGATATTGGACTCTACAAGGTTACAGTCACGACATCAAACGGAGACCAAGTGTCTGCTGCTCGTCAAGTGCTGGAAATAA CAAATCCTCCAAAAGCTTCTCTTTCCATGCAATGTAGTGTCTCGACTGAGGGAGCACAATGGGACAGTCCTAGCTTTTTATGGATAGTGGATGGGGTTAGCATCACCAATAAGAATGAGACATCTGAAGATGGCAGCGTGCTACGTTCGAAAACACTAGGCCAAAACTACACATGCATCACTGACAGCAGTCACGGGACAAGCCAAGCGGAATTGTACAGAG AACCCAGTGCACAAACAGCACTAGACTCATGCCAGAGAGGTTCCTGTACTGCACTGATCATCTGTCTCGTCATAGAAACCATTATTTTGGTCCTTATGATCGG GTACTGGGTATATATGAGTAAGAAGAGCACTCCCACTGAAAGTGCAAgaagagatcagacactgtGA